The window taattgtgtttttcagttttagatctaagttcagttaactttgttagtattgcaaaaaaacataaacagaaaacagctgttttttgcaaataatacttttgttaaataaaaaaaaaatattggaaaaatgttaaataaacatttaaaacaataaaagataaaacaaaacaaatcagaaaattgcaatttacttaaaaaattcagtttttgttcttccgaaatcattgttttattgtttttgttaattgtgttttctaacTTATAAGTTAAGTTTAATTGGTCAATaaaactcagttaaactaagataataagtaacgttactgtttactgaaaaaacgcaaaacaaagaataaactaggtttaaacaaagaagaTAGATTATCTTTGTCTGAAAAATCCGCTCtaagtaacgttactgattactgaaaaacccaaaataaagaataaactaggtttatctttatctgaaaaattcGTCCTGAGGtacaacaaatttaagaaattgtaaaaaccGTGATACacagttgttagatcttacaacgttgtcagtaaaatgttgacaaaatgtctaataattgtCTGAATTTCCAACaaattgaagaaattttaaaattcgtgatacacagttgtcagatcttacaacgttgtcagtaaaatgttgacaaaaagtctaataatcgtctgaacttaaaatttttcttttgcaacgttgtcagaaaaagcgttaccaaaaatattgcaagacaaaatttgtaagttgacagtattattagacattttctgcacactTTTcttgacaacgttgtaagatctaacaatcgtgtatacatagcataagttCTATTTTTGGGTATTACCCTAATGTACATTCTATAGACATTCAAGCgagctgttgctgctgctgtgttGTATATACACTGAGCTAGTTGTAGGAAATTATACCGATAAAacggaataaataaaaaaaataaataaacaatcacATCCGCCGCATTCCAGTTTTGGTtgccaacaaataaatataaaaatatatctaaattcaccaaaaaaaaaatgaaacacaaaatataaatcCATACAACCCACACGATATTTGgttgaaattgaaatataagaataaaatgaataatcaaatatttacaTGAAAAAAACTATAGCAAAacgatttcactcaaaatgcacacattttttttttgtatttgtaaatttggttataaacaaatttgatttaattttgaattatttgaaaataatttaacactatttttcttttattttaatatttataaataattatttatttaattttatttatttaataaaaaggttatttttttaatttacatttggTTAAACACGCGCAAAGGGAAGAACTAAACAAGACGCAGAGTACATTATATCCGTTAAAACTAAAATGAGGTAAAAAAATTGAGAATCTTGAACAAGTAATGATGAAGCAGCAATAATGACGCTGATGTTGCTCTTTAAACGTTTAAATTCTTATTGAAAACACACTTGAACTCAATACACGGGTGTAGCACAGACTCAACGATCTCacaattcaatataaaatcgaAGTGATGGTGATGTTGCTTCTGCTGCtgctggtggtggtggtggaggtGGAGAAGAACATTGATTCATgctacaacaacatcatcagccacaaaaaaacatgaaaaggcatttcaaaaaaaaaagaaaaatctgttGGCTGGATGACTGGCTGGCTGTCAGTGTAGTGTTCTGCCCTAATATCCCATAAACAATACACACATCTTATACCCTACAGCTAAACAAATCATCAAATATCTCAAATGATCTGGGATCGGTATGgagttatttatatgtatgtatgtatatatgtataactaaATACTTGTCTGTATGtagtatttaaatatacatgtgTTTAGAGAGTTTTACTGGTTTCTTTGTGCCTCTTCTTTAGAAAAcaacatatttcttttaatgtgtgtttttttgttttgttttgttgtcttCAACTTGTGACGACTACCTGCGTGTTGTTATGTTTATGGTGTTTATGATCATGTTGCTGCTGACTGCTGTtgatgatcatgatgatgatgttgatgctgATCATGATGTGCGCCTAGACGTTAAACGGAAGTGTGCGCATtcctttcaaaacaaaaaaaaaaacatcattaaatGTTTACTATATACagatacagacatacatacaaacaaacaacaacaacatatgatGCACCGATCATGCAACAAAGATGAAAAAGAGTAAgaaagaacgaaaaaaaaaaacgttaaattgATCGAATTATGCTTGCATACCATTATCAAAAGCTAATGTTTAACATAACAGGgcaataaaacttgtttttttcacCAAACACTTTACAAATCATTATTGATGGGGTAAAACTATCAAGATGCCtatctcagatatacatacatagtccCTTTTCTTGTTTGATATCAGCATTGATCAGGCATAGGTTTTACGATCACTTAGGGTTTTTAGAAGATTTTAACAGATCATTGATCCGACATAGTTTTTACGTTGATCAGACATAGTTTTTACGATCACTTTGGGTTCGTTTTAGcagattttaatagatttttaaacgATCGACCTAAATTTACTATTCTAAGTACATATTGAGCTTCACTAAAACCTCATCACTTCAAAATTTTGAGATATCGAAACCTAAAGTTTGGAAGATCATTTTATGACCCTATTTGAGACCTTATAATAAAGCGttagatattttataataaaatctattaTTCCATCTGAAAGTACAATCTGTtgacttaaaaaataaagatttaaactcCATTATATAATCCTTATTCCGCGAGCAATATAAATCTAAAGTTTAAAACCACCAAAAATAGATAAAAGTCTCTAAATTACAACAAACCTTAATGGATCCATTACTAAAAGGGTTCAAAACTCctgattgatttttttattttaaaaaagattttctaaattCTTAAACGCTTGATCACCTGGGTTatgataatgtttaaaaaagcagGTAAAATGATCATAGTAAAATACTTATTATACtcttctttacaatttatgttaaaactaAAGAGATAGAGAGTAgtgtaaaaaaagcaaaacaatagAGAACGTTCAAAAAAACTCTTAtcgaaaatttgaaaagaaatatttctcttttcacacactttttttagcaaaaaaggaAATTGTAACACAATTATCAATAATCAAACTCCTCATAgttctttataaaacaaaacaggtaaaaattttataaaatagtaaaaaaaaactaatcaatATAACTAGAACACTATTAAAGAATCTAACTAAGAACAATGGACAAACTACCACATATATTTAGTTCCGTTATTTAATTATCAATACCACAACTATGACTACATTCCCTGGTtccataaatttatttgtattttgtctTGAAATACCATATACTTATAGacaataaacaaattgtaaagTTTGCATTTAGTATAGTGATCGTGTTTGGTCATTTTGTGAATCCATCAACAAATGTACTGTCGTCATCAACttgaagttttttctttaaacaaattctctttaacgataaaaaaagtaattttctaattttattataaacatatgtTTATTAGAGAGGTTCAAATAAAGATCTTTTTGAAGTTATAAAACAATCTTAAACAGGAGACGAGTTAACGCATGATCGATATAGAATGACGAAAGAATTAAAATGATGTTATAATGATCACCTTCCAATAACGTAATTTGTTTACTGAGAGCGATAGTATTTTTTACATCAAAAGAGgatcatttttataattattacacGATCAGTAATCAGGCAACTCTGACCTATTAATAAACACATGTAAATGATTGTATATCAAAGGAAACACTAATATATctctaaatttgttttatatttaaaaaaaaatacaacactgCATCTTCCCTAATATTCAAATAGAGTTCAGTCTTATGACGACAACATActgtttatgttgttgtttttttttcatatttccttCTTATTTTAACTCATAATTCTTGAAAGTATGTATACAACTTTGTACTTCTATCcgtaaaataaaatcataaaaaaaacaaaaaaaaactattcatgTGAATAAACAGGGAAAGATCGGTTGTTTTTACTTTAAGGGGGTCTTTAATATAGAGagcaacaaaagaaatatttcaaaagagTGCAATAAACATTGTTCAAGAACGAACGAGTTTTATATCGGAGAGCAGGAATGGAAAACTGACAATTTgaaattgattttcttttgGGGTTTAAAgattaatagactagactatagactggagcaCAGACAAtattatataccagactataggatagaccatagaatagtctatagagtagactatggactagactatagaccagactatagactagactatagaccagactatagactagactatagactagactatagattagactatagactagactatagactagattataaactagactatagactagactatagactagactatagactagactatagactagactatagactagactatagacNNNNNNNNNNNNNNNNNNNNNNNNNNNNNNNNNNNNNNNNNNNNNNNNNNNNNNNNNNNNNNNNNNNNNNNNNNNNNNNNNNNNNNNNNNNNNNNNNNNNtagatagatagatagatagatagatagatagatagatagatagatagatagatagatagatagatagatagatagatagatagatagatagataaattgatagatagaatagatagataaatagatataggGAGCTCAAGCTGACCTACATTTCTGCCTAGCACCCAGTatcctgttattactgctatcaaCCACGATATATTCCGTCTACTTCGGGTCATAAGgtttattaaatgtttcttaTTGAACGACGCCCAAAATAACTTGACTTCTTTATATATGCTTATGTTATTCCATCTATGTTCAGCCTTTGAAAAAAGAATTTGATAATCCGATACTGCTATTGATAAAATCATAGTATTTATTCTGAAAGTTTTTCTAATTATCATCTTTCCATTTCCCCAAAAGAAATAGTTCGTTGAGGCTCCTGTTTATAAACTAATTCTAAAGCGTAACCTATAACAGCAAACTGTCtagaaagaatatttttaaattctttttagaaatttttgcaaactctatttttatttaagtgtcATTTAAGTAACAGAAAAGAATTCCcaacaatattataatattattataggGGTGGGCTAAAATAAAGCAacatgtgaaaaaaaaaatcatttttaacatTTGAGACATTATGCTATCGAtcaaatttccaataaatttaCACACACTTTATTTATGTAAAGAAAGCTTCGACAATTAAAAGAAACCGTTTTCACagcttaaaacaaaatatgtaaaatatttttatatgtataataaactatATAGTATAATGATGTCATTTTAAATTGTACAATTGAccctttataaattaaaatcaacacTCACTATATAAgtgctatatacatatatactcgatacatttttatatcattttcgTTATACATCATTAAGGAAATTTGTATCAATTTCTTGtcataagcaaaaaaaaaaaaaaaaataagagtaTAAAAATGGATggatgtatatatgtttgtagtataaaaattaaaacaataaaatttgagGGTAAAAGTCACTGaagtatgtttaaattttaattaacctCAGACTggtgtttattttttgtggATCATTTCTACtttcaataatttcaaattgaattgagtgtttcttgttgttgttgttgctgttgttgtccaGAGAAAAGAGCATCAAGTATAATAAAGAAACCCTAAAAATGTATATGGCAGTTACACACCtagtaaaatacaataaaagtgTGAGAACCTTTAACTTTAAAACCCTTAcattacatataaacatatcaATATGCAACATAACGAACATACATGAACATGATCAATTGAgtagaaaatattgttgttgttgtatgtaacAATAATTCAACAGATTTTGTTTAGATGTATGTGTACAAATGATTATATAGGTgagtgtgcgtgtgtgtgtgttttttaggCTAAATTGTTTGATCAATAATCAAGAAACccttttatcaatattttactttaaggGAACTGCTCccctttttaatattatatctcttttttttattgACGACAACTTGtattacaaatatgttttaaatattgcatAAATACAAATTCCTTTCAGTCTGGTTCAATAGAGGGGTTCAGAGATATTTTAAAAAGGAGTTGTTTAAATGTATGTGAAGTTAAAGCTACTGCCAATTGTCCTTACTGGTTCTTACACATTTTGGCCAAAAATCCGACAAAACGTAAAAGGTAGTgaggtagttagttagatatatagatataggtagatagatagatagatagatagatagatagatagatagatagatagatagatagacagatagatagatagatagatagatagatagatagatagatagatagatagatagatagataaatagatagatatatagatagttagttagttaaaaagttagttagttcgttagttataacatcaaatccaaagaaatactcATATGTCTCCACCGGGCCTGTTATGCGCTTCTTTACCGGAGTATCTAATGTGAATTCAATCTCAACAGACTACAACACTAATCTTTAACCCACTTTAGAGTTAAAGATCAGCGCAGCTTAGTCCTTTGTCAAGGCATAACTTGATCTCTgagatttcactttttttgacTGCAGTACGATCAATCTCTAGATCAATATATGAATGATGAATTTGCTAAGATCGCTTGTTGATCAGATTTCCAAATGTTAATCAAAAACTGGAAATTGATTGCATAAGGTAATTTCTTACAAAGGAAACACTTGCTAatgataaaattctttttttttcaaatctggAAATCTGTTTAGTACGGAAATACAacaattataacatttttaatccatgttctcttaaaagtttttttttttttgttaaattaattcttAACATGTACATATtcacatacacatatatgttAGTATCtgtgttatatgtatgtatcttatATATGTGTATACAACTCTGTATATATCTTTAATTTCAgctttctttatttataatattatagtaGAATGATcattatatgtaagtatgtatgtatgtacatatgtatgtatgtggtgtTTCAATATTCCTACTCTCCAGTTGTTGCCGCTGCTTCTGATGTTGCTGTTACTTCTTAATATACTTTAGTTTCCGTTCAAACAGGTTCTTTCATCCGCATACCTACTTCatacatccatccatccatccatatatttaaacatattttatagatacaaacaaacattaatacaaatatacttacatacatactttttgtttaaaatacatacattaatacTACGTttctgtatatatgtatgtatatctgtgtatttcaatattaacaaaacaataacaaaatatccaTCCAACAAACCAAACCAACCGACCAATATCACAACTACCTGCCATTTTTTCAGTTCTACAAATTgaaatctaaaatatataaataccaaaaaaaaaaaagaatctcaAGTGATATGAAAAAGACGTCGCATTAAATCCAAATACTTCATGTTTATGCTGAACGTGTACAAAAATCGAGATTCCACAttttgaatatgtatgtatgtatgtatgtttgtatgtatatatgtgtatgaCAGTCTGCGTACATGTTTAAAGAACCCAACTCATGTATCTCTGACTATTACACTAAAATAATTAGTGAAACGTATCGTCATTCTGACAGTCTGCCATATCGTTAAAtaggtatgtttgtatgtatattttgtacAATATTGACTGACGACTGATCAGTTAGTTTATTTTCTTCGGTACTCTCTAGCATGCATGGAAACTTCAGTGCTTAATGATATCGAAAATTAATCCGTTATCCCTACGATAAACTTTTGACAAGTAGTCAATTGACCAGTATGTGCCCTAGttagtagtctagtcaatagtctatgtatagtccagtctatagtatggtctatagtctagtctatagtcaagtctagtctatagtcaagtctatagtctagtctagtctatagtctagtctagtctatagtctagtctagtctatagtctagtctatagtctagtctatagtctagtctatagtctagtctatagNNNNNNNNNNNNNNNNNNNNNNNNNNNNNNNNNNNNNNNNNNNNNNNNNNNNNNNNNNNNNNNNNNNNNNNNNNNNNNNNNNNNNNNNNNNNNNNNNNNNctatctatctatctatctatctatctatctatctatctatctatctatctatctatctatctatctatctatctatctatctatcgatctatccatctatctatctattaactCTCTAGCTGACTAATTATCTAACAAGCTAACTATCTGGATAATCTGTGTTCTAGTCTTGTAGACCGGTGGTAGTGGGTTCGGTTCTCTTTGGCACTGgtaaaggagcgcacaacaggccctatagaggcctaggtgtatttcttcggatttgatgtatatacatatgtacatccgGTTTTCAAACTAACAACTAACTcgctaactatctatctatccatctacatatctatatatctatccatctacatatctatatatctatccatctaCATATCTATGGAGCTTCGAATCGAAGAGAAGTATAGATTTGCAGAATGGATTTTATTCACTTTATTTCAAATTGAAGTGTTCAAgaagttttatttagtttgttatgtaatatatattacattttttaagtcgaaatttttataccctacattactatagtggggagggtattatacgtttgtgctgacgtttgtaacatacaaaaatattggtccaaataccttaaagtataccgatcgattcagaatcattttctgagtcgattaagacatgtccgtccgtatgtCCGGTTGGCTGTCcctgtaaactttgtgcgcaaggtacaggccgcaattttcaagataatttgatgaaatttggaccaagcatgttttttggcacagggacgaagcctattgaaaatggttgaaatcggtccattatttcaccttttcccaaatttaccgaggatcggcccaatttgacctatataaagccgcatttagaaattttcgtttttttataaataaattgcttaaatattttggaaaaatattcaacataaaagtttctttataaaaagtaaaaattttaaaaaaatactcatggtgtagggtattacatggtcggccatgcccgactatactttcctacttgttattatTGGAATTGATTTGAAGCTTTGGtacttattaaagaaaaaacagcgaaaaattaaaatgcgattcttttatttattttttaatattctaatttACATACTTACTACTAGCAACCCTTAAAGagtacatatttataaacaaattatacttTAAGCAAAAATTGTTAAACGTTTTTAAAACGCATCATCATCCTTATACGATCAGAAACTATTTTGagataaaaattcttttaaaatattacgaCACGCAGACAAAAGCGAAGATTTACTATAACTACTTTTACGATTTTGGCGAATCTGTTGttcaattgtatttaaattgatattttgtGTGGAATTCACTTTTGTAATGGTAACACTTGCTTTCAGTTGCTTTTCCTTCGGTTGGGGGACttgtgtaataaaattatttttgggtGTCAATTCGGGTTCGGTTATAGCTTGATAATGCATTAACATCATGGCAACGGCAGCGTTTATTTCATCTTCAGAATGTTGATCTTTGCTGGCGGAAACTAAAAGAAATTACTAAGTTAGTATAagcttataaattaaaaatactattgTTAAACTTACCAGCTTCTTCCAGCTGTTTAAGGAGTCTATTTTCCTCTACCATTACCGCCTCTGCTGTACTGACTCCATTGtcgttatataaataatattgaatatttttcactTCCATACTGTGTATGTAACTCTGTGAGGTTTGACAAGTAACTAATGATTTTGCTGCAAGGACTCgaaattttatagttaattttaaatgtacCTGCGTTTAAAAGTGTCGTCAACTTTAATACCTACCTGcaaatgttaattatattttgcatatgtgatcataaaatttaatacatatattttaaaggttttaacCAGAAACAATTAGATTTTCCAATGTATTAATCCCTGACAATTGGAATTTTGAAGGATATAATATGCAGCTGTTATGGCAAAATATTCTATGAGTTTTTTCCTACTTATAGGAAAATTTCACTTAAGTATCGAAATATTCGCGATTGATTTGTAATGATTTAACGACTTCGTGAAGGTTCTCGTAGTTTATTGGTTAGCATTATTTTCCATAATCTAATGCTaaggatttttataatttgtaatattaaaatcatatttctttaaaggaatttttgacGCCCTTGGTATTGCCCACTTTTAATAGTGATGGAATGAAAGCTGTAGTTAGATCATAGATATAAACTAAATTagtagtcaaaagactagactataaactaaactttagacaaaactatagagtatacaatagactatattataaactagtctataagccagactataccatagactatacaatatactttaccatagactaaacaatatactagaatacagacttgactatagactagactatagactagactatagactacactatagaatagactatagactacactatagactagactttagactacactatagactagactatagactacactatagactagactacagactacacaatatgctatactatagactacagactaaacaatATGCAATACTATAGAcgagaatataaactagacaatagactagactatagactagactatagaccagactatagaccagactatagactagactatggtcttgactatagactacgctatagactacactatagactacactaaagcctagactatagactaaactatagaccagactatagactacactatagactagactataggctagattatagactagactttagactagacaatagactacacaataaagtagactatagagtacactgtagactagactacagactaaacaataggctatactatagactagaatataaactagacaatagactatagagtacactatagtctagactacagactaaacaataggctgtataggctatagactagaatataaactatacaatagaccagactatagacttgactatagactacactatagactagactatacaccaaactatagactagactatagactagactttggactagacaatagactagacaatagactatacaatagactgtacaatagactatacaatagactatacaatagactagactatagactaaaatatagactacactatagactagactatggactagactatagactagattatagactaggctatagactataatatagactagactatagcctagactatagactagactatagaaaagactatagactagattatagaaaatactacactagacaatagactagactggactatagaaaagactgtagactagattatatatagaagactataatgtagactaaagactagacaatagactatagacaagactatagactagactatacctaagactagactatacccaagactatatagactagataataaactgaactattgactagattgtagactatactatacactagactgcagattatagactagactatagactagactaaactatagactagactatagaccagactttaagtagactatagaccataaactagactatagaccagattatacaCCATAAAATAGCCTATGGgcttgactatatattagactatagtctagactataacatAGACTGTACgttagactagaccatacactagaatatacatcagaccatagactagactattctatatactttaggctagactactGTCTAGGGTATAAACTataccagactgtagactaatggCTATTAACGATCACGGCTTTAAGATATTCTACCTCAAGTGAAGTATTCGAAGTCGCAGCTAGAAGATTTGTGGGTTGAGGTTTTATAACTCCTTCgatgttatattaaaaatgtttcccttgctacatactacatacatctaaaaaagtcttttatattcaatcaaatttgaaaataagaattataaaacaaaacttaaaaattctaaattctaaataaattttaactaaaacacaATATGCCCGattgaacttttttaatttaggtCGAATTCAAAGATAATTTATCCAGTtagaaagaattttaaattagaacTACAACGAACATTTTAGAAATGAATTATCGCAATTAAAACATCAGgattatttaaaagatgaaacgATTAAAGAAGAATACGAACCATTGAATGGCATTCGTTATAGAACAAACAATAACTATACTTTAACTGTAGGTTATTATTGGAAAGCTAAAACAAAGAAAAGCAACTaatttcaaaactaattttgttaattttaaccaaatctataaaataaaatatatatatttaaagacaATTCTTTTTTTGTGCATTTAAATCATATTCCATTTATT of the Lucilia cuprina isolate Lc7/37 chromosome 2, ASM2204524v1, whole genome shotgun sequence genome contains:
- the LOC124418492 gene encoding uncharacterized protein LOC124418492, producing the protein MEVKNIQYYLYNDNGVSTAEAVMVEENRLLKQLEEAVSASKDQHSEDEINAAVAMMLMHYQAITEPELTPKNNFITQVPQPKEKQLKASVTITKVNSTQNINLNTIEQQIRQNRKSSYSKSSLLSACRNILKEFLSQNSF